A section of the Agrococcus sp. SGAir0287 genome encodes:
- a CDS encoding Fe-S cluster assembly protein HesB: protein MLTLTETAQTVITGIVGQSDVADTGGLRISAAGGDQLNVGVAPAPSEGDQVLDASGARVFLDDVATTQLADKVLDAAPDDQGRVTFTIAQQG from the coding sequence ATGCTCACCCTGACCGAGACCGCCCAGACCGTCATCACCGGCATCGTCGGCCAGTCCGACGTCGCCGACACCGGAGGCCTGCGCATCAGCGCCGCCGGTGGCGACCAGCTGAACGTCGGCGTCGCACCCGCCCCGAGCGAGGGCGACCAGGTGCTCGACGCATCCGGCGCGCGCGTCTTCCTCGACGACGTCGCCACGACGCAGCTGGCGGACAAGGTGCTCGACGCCGCGCCCGACGACCAGGGCCGCGTCACCTTCACCATCGCGCAGCAGGGCTGA
- a CDS encoding aldo/keto reductase, translated as MLTIPTVPLADGTAFPELGLGTYKLDGEEGVAAIRSALDVGYRLLDTAVNYGNEEEVGRAIRDGGVPRDAILVTSKVPGRDHGTDETRRSVDGSLERLGLDRIDLHLIHWPNPSVDRYVETFATLVALRDEGVIGSVGVSNFTEEMLVRVADATGVMPAVNQVELHPYFPQANLRAFHAEHGIRTESWSPLARRSELLTERIVVDVAATHGVTPTQAVLRWHTQLGSTPIPKSSSAERQRENADVFGFTLDDAELRAISSLARGRLWDGDPERHEEM; from the coding sequence ATGCTCACGATCCCCACCGTGCCGCTCGCCGACGGCACCGCCTTCCCCGAGCTCGGCCTCGGCACCTACAAGCTCGACGGCGAGGAGGGCGTCGCCGCGATCCGTTCGGCGCTCGACGTCGGCTACCGGCTGCTCGACACCGCCGTGAACTACGGCAACGAGGAGGAGGTGGGGCGTGCGATCCGCGACGGCGGCGTGCCGCGCGACGCGATCCTCGTCACGTCGAAGGTGCCCGGCCGCGACCACGGCACCGACGAGACGCGCCGCAGCGTCGACGGCTCGCTCGAGCGGCTCGGCCTCGACCGCATCGACCTGCACCTCATCCACTGGCCGAACCCGTCGGTCGACCGCTACGTCGAGACCTTCGCCACCCTCGTCGCGCTGCGCGACGAGGGCGTCATCGGCTCGGTGGGCGTGTCGAACTTCACCGAGGAGATGCTCGTGCGCGTCGCCGACGCGACCGGCGTGATGCCCGCGGTGAACCAGGTCGAGCTGCACCCCTACTTCCCGCAGGCGAACCTGCGCGCGTTCCACGCCGAGCACGGCATCCGCACCGAGTCGTGGAGCCCGCTCGCGCGACGCAGCGAGCTGCTCACCGAGCGCATCGTCGTCGACGTCGCGGCGACGCACGGCGTGACGCCGACGCAGGCCGTGCTGCGCTGGCACACGCAGCTCGGCTCGACGCCGATCCCGAAGTCGTCGAGCGCCGAGCGGCAGCGCGAGAACGCCGACGTGTTCGGCTTCACGCTCGACGACGCCGAGCTGCGCGCCATCTCGTCGCTCGCGCGCGGCCGCCTCTGGGATGGCGACCCGGAGCGGCACGAGGAGATGTGA